A window of the Arachis duranensis cultivar V14167 chromosome 5, aradu.V14167.gnm2.J7QH, whole genome shotgun sequence genome harbors these coding sequences:
- the LOC107491241 gene encoding WPP domain-interacting tail-anchored protein 2 isoform X1 has translation MDESTEKVQEGLYATDADFRKLYSVEGISTKEDDMQEMEIALQALTEIDFRLAYFSEKLMNLHVLYIYLLARENDLEAIDTKDDCILANFFERAMTFDLLSGILDSEVRELDNFMDTLQEEIVDARRKIFSCRHLTEVSHMMEEKLLGCEESMKQFQQQLLELKMQSTQLQKTIAALKDDNCKMERVYNLLENSQLIDMKVKSSDQMVEQRKYLLRMLEKSLVRELDLEKKLVELRKNEELKLKLHYTEQVAFRMEEAAEVVWGRFLEADNAVEVLMGISKGLMGRLQLTEFNLNGSIHRENELKSKIQDFIEQVKDKDAAIEKLERCNAENMQLKSEVLALKEKVKLREEEQRDFELRLNSVIAENETSQEQLIELENLVVSLKESVDIAENRAETAEAKVTQLTETNMELNEELNFHKGSASAAEKKVGSLEKQLRELDSQLQNAKASSEASQEQQNMLYTAIWDMEILIEELKSKASKAESKKESAEEQCIVLSNTILELNKELDLLRSSMISMKLSLDHACNSKLSSAKEIDTRSKFIMDMIMQLAAERERINKQLHALRNENKCLVEKLQDIKIGAPLDACNNGLNNRNEDQDSNIDSSNASCTKSSDEEGADPLNNTFKVGEQAGEASSETQAVSYISSSKSSKWRNFTILLMALIIIPLVSVLAFFLFDNETFSLLKASFDG, from the exons ATGGATGAATCTACCGAGAAAGTTCAAGAAGGCTTATATGCTACAGATGCCGATTTTAGAAAACTCTACTCAGTTGAGGGGATCTCAACTAAAGAAGATGACATGCAAGAAATGGAGATAGCACTTCAAGCCTTAACGGAGATAGACTTTCGCTTAGCATATTTTTCTGAAAAACTAATGAACCTGCAtgtactttatatttatctgtTGGCCCGGGAAAATGATCTCGAAGCAATAGATACGAAGGATGACTGCATCTTGGCAAACTTCTTTGAGAGGGCGATGACGTTTGATCTATTGTCTGGCATTTTAGATTCAGAGGTAAGAGAGCTGGACAATTTCATGGACACTCTGCAGGAAGAAATTGTTGATGCCCGTCGTAAAATATTTTCATGCAGACATTTGACAGAAGTTTCTCATATGATGGAAGAAAAATTGCTTGGCTGTGAAGAATCTATGAAGCAGTTTCAGCAGCAGCTATTGGAGTTGAAGATGCAGTCAACCCAGTTACAGAAAACAATTGCTGCTTTAAAAGATGATAATT GCAAAATGGAGAGGGTCTATAATTTATTGGAAAACAGTCAACTGATAGATATGAAAGTAAAATCCAGTGATCAGATGGTTGAACAACGAAAATATCTTCTTCGAATGCTTGAGAAGTCCCTCGTGAGGGAGCTAGATCTTGAAAAGAAGTTAGTGGAGCTGAGGAAAAATGAAGAGCTAAAGCTGAAACTTCACTACACGGAACAGGTAGCGTTTCGTAtggaagaagcagcagaagtaGTTTGGGGAAGATTTCTAGAGGCAGACAATGCCGTGGAGGTGCTGATGGGGATTTCCAAAGGTCTAATGGGGCGCCTCCAACTAACTGAGTTCAACCTCAATGGTTCTATTCACCGAGAAAATGAGCTCAAATCCAAAATTCAAGATTTCATCGAACAAGTCAAGGATAAAGATGCCGCTATAGAGAAGCTTGAGAGATGTAATGCCGAGAATATGCAGCTGAAGTCTGAAGTGTTGGCTTTAAAGGAAAAGGTCAAACTCCGCGAAGAAGAGCAAAGGGATTTTGAGCTTCGGCTAAATTCTGTGATTGCAGAGAATGAAACTAGTCAAGAGCAACTCATTGAACTGGAAAATTTGGTTGTTTCCCTCAAAGAAAGTGTTGACATTGCCGAAAATCGGGCAGAGACTGCAGAAGCAAAGGTTACACAGTTAACTGAGACCAACATGGAACTTAATGAAGAGCTGAATTTTCACAAAGGAAGTGCAAGTGCTGCAGAGAAGAAAGTTGGTTCACTCGAGAAGCAACTAAGGGAATTAGATAGCCAGCTGCAGAATGCAAAGGCATCTTCTGAAGCAAGTCAAGAACAGCAGAACATGTTATACACAGCAATATGGGATATGGAAATATTGATTGAAGAGCTAAAATCAAAGGCTTCAAAAGCTGAAAGTAAGAAGGAGAGTGCTGAAGAGCAATGCATTGTGCTATCCAATACTATCTTAGAACTTAATAAAGAATTGGATCTCCTCAGGTCCAGCATGATCAGCATGAAATTATCTTTGGATCATGCTTGCAATTCAAAATTATCCAGTGCCAAAGAAATTGATACCAGATCCAAGTTTATCATGGATATGATAATGCAACTAGCTGCCGAAAGGGAGCGTATCAATAAACAG CTACATGCTTTGAGAAATGAAAACAAATGTCTGGTAGAGAAGTTACAGGATATTAAAATTGGCGCCCCTCTAGATGCTTGCAACAACGGACTAAATAATAGAAATGAAGATCAAGATTCCAACATTGACTCAAGCAATGCTAGCTGTACAAAATCATCTGATGAAGAAGGAGCAGATCCCTTGAATAACACCTTCAAG GTGGGTGAACAAGCAGGAGAGGCAAGCTCAGAAACACAAGCAGTATCATATATATCATCAAGCAAGTCCTCTAAATGGAGGAACTTCACAATACTTTTAATGGCACTGATCATTATTCCACTGGTTTCTGTGTTAGCTTTCTTCTTATTCGATAATGAAACGTTTTCCCTTTTGAAAGCTTCATTTGATGGCTAA
- the LOC107491241 gene encoding WPP domain-interacting tail-anchored protein 2 isoform X2 produces MDESTEKVQEGLYATDADFRKLYSVEGISTKEDDMQEMEIALQALTEIDFRLAYFSEKLMNLHVLYIYLLARENDLEAIDTKDDCILANFFERAMTFDLLSGILDSEVRELDNFMDTLQEEIVDARRKIFSCRHLTEVSHMMEEKLLGCEESMKQFQQQLLELKMQSTQLQKTIAALKDDNCKMERVYNLLENSQLIDMKVKSSDQMVEQRKYLLRMLEKSLVRELDLEKKLVELRKNEELKLKLHYTEQVAFRMEEAAEVVWGRFLEADNAVEVLMGISKGLMGRLQLTEFNLNGSIHRENELKSKIQDFIEQVKDKDAAIEKLERCNAENMQLKSEVLALKEKVKLREEEQRDFELRLNSVIAENETSQEQLIELENLVVSLKESVDIAENRAETAEAKVTQLTETNMELNEELNFHKGSASAAEKKVGSLEKQLRELDSQLQNAKASSEASQEQQNMLYTAIWDMEILIEELKSKASKAESKKESAEEQCIVLSNTILELNKELDLLRSSMISMKLSLDHACNSKLSSAKEIDTRSKFIMDMIMQLAAERERINKQLHALRNENKCLVEKLQDIKIGAPLDACNNGLNNRNEDQDSNIDSSNASCTKSSDEEGADPLNNTFKAGG; encoded by the exons ATGGATGAATCTACCGAGAAAGTTCAAGAAGGCTTATATGCTACAGATGCCGATTTTAGAAAACTCTACTCAGTTGAGGGGATCTCAACTAAAGAAGATGACATGCAAGAAATGGAGATAGCACTTCAAGCCTTAACGGAGATAGACTTTCGCTTAGCATATTTTTCTGAAAAACTAATGAACCTGCAtgtactttatatttatctgtTGGCCCGGGAAAATGATCTCGAAGCAATAGATACGAAGGATGACTGCATCTTGGCAAACTTCTTTGAGAGGGCGATGACGTTTGATCTATTGTCTGGCATTTTAGATTCAGAGGTAAGAGAGCTGGACAATTTCATGGACACTCTGCAGGAAGAAATTGTTGATGCCCGTCGTAAAATATTTTCATGCAGACATTTGACAGAAGTTTCTCATATGATGGAAGAAAAATTGCTTGGCTGTGAAGAATCTATGAAGCAGTTTCAGCAGCAGCTATTGGAGTTGAAGATGCAGTCAACCCAGTTACAGAAAACAATTGCTGCTTTAAAAGATGATAATT GCAAAATGGAGAGGGTCTATAATTTATTGGAAAACAGTCAACTGATAGATATGAAAGTAAAATCCAGTGATCAGATGGTTGAACAACGAAAATATCTTCTTCGAATGCTTGAGAAGTCCCTCGTGAGGGAGCTAGATCTTGAAAAGAAGTTAGTGGAGCTGAGGAAAAATGAAGAGCTAAAGCTGAAACTTCACTACACGGAACAGGTAGCGTTTCGTAtggaagaagcagcagaagtaGTTTGGGGAAGATTTCTAGAGGCAGACAATGCCGTGGAGGTGCTGATGGGGATTTCCAAAGGTCTAATGGGGCGCCTCCAACTAACTGAGTTCAACCTCAATGGTTCTATTCACCGAGAAAATGAGCTCAAATCCAAAATTCAAGATTTCATCGAACAAGTCAAGGATAAAGATGCCGCTATAGAGAAGCTTGAGAGATGTAATGCCGAGAATATGCAGCTGAAGTCTGAAGTGTTGGCTTTAAAGGAAAAGGTCAAACTCCGCGAAGAAGAGCAAAGGGATTTTGAGCTTCGGCTAAATTCTGTGATTGCAGAGAATGAAACTAGTCAAGAGCAACTCATTGAACTGGAAAATTTGGTTGTTTCCCTCAAAGAAAGTGTTGACATTGCCGAAAATCGGGCAGAGACTGCAGAAGCAAAGGTTACACAGTTAACTGAGACCAACATGGAACTTAATGAAGAGCTGAATTTTCACAAAGGAAGTGCAAGTGCTGCAGAGAAGAAAGTTGGTTCACTCGAGAAGCAACTAAGGGAATTAGATAGCCAGCTGCAGAATGCAAAGGCATCTTCTGAAGCAAGTCAAGAACAGCAGAACATGTTATACACAGCAATATGGGATATGGAAATATTGATTGAAGAGCTAAAATCAAAGGCTTCAAAAGCTGAAAGTAAGAAGGAGAGTGCTGAAGAGCAATGCATTGTGCTATCCAATACTATCTTAGAACTTAATAAAGAATTGGATCTCCTCAGGTCCAGCATGATCAGCATGAAATTATCTTTGGATCATGCTTGCAATTCAAAATTATCCAGTGCCAAAGAAATTGATACCAGATCCAAGTTTATCATGGATATGATAATGCAACTAGCTGCCGAAAGGGAGCGTATCAATAAACAG CTACATGCTTTGAGAAATGAAAACAAATGTCTGGTAGAGAAGTTACAGGATATTAAAATTGGCGCCCCTCTAGATGCTTGCAACAACGGACTAAATAATAGAAATGAAGATCAAGATTCCAACATTGACTCAAGCAATGCTAGCTGTACAAAATCATCTGATGAAGAAGGAGCAGATCCCTTGAATAACACCTTCAAGGCAG GTGGGTGA